Within Halarchaeum grantii, the genomic segment ACATGCTCTTCCTCATGTACACCTCCGGCACCACCGGCCAACCCAAGGGCGTCAAACACACCACCGGCGGCTATCTCGCGTGGACCGCGTGGACCTCGCAGGCCGTCCTCGACATCAAGCCCGAGGACACCTACTTCTGCGCCGCCGACATCGGCTGGATCACCGGCCACTCCTACATCGTCTACGGCCCGCTCGCGCTCGGCACCACCTCCATGATGTACGAGGGCACCCCGGACTACCCCACCCGCGAGCGCCTCTGGCAGATCATCGAGGAGTACGAGGCCGACCAGCTCTACACCGCGCCCACCGCCATCCGCTCGTTCATGAAGTGGGGCGAGGAGTACCCCGCGAACCACGACCTCTCCAGTCTCCGCCTCCTCGGGACCGTCGGCGAACCCATCAACCCGCGCGCGTGGAAGTGGTACTACAAGCACATCGGCAACGAGGAGTGCCCCATCGTCGACACGTGGTGGCAGACCGAGACCGGCGGCCACATGGTGACGACGCTCCCCGCCGTCAACGACATGAAGCCCGGGAGCGCCGGCCCCGCACTCCCCGGCCTCGACGTCGAAATCGTCGACACGAACGCCGAGCAGGTCGAACCCGGCCGCGCGGGCTACCTGACCGTCCAGAAGCCGTGGCCCGGGATGCTGCGCACCCTCTATCAGAACGACGAGCGCTTCATCGAGGAGTACTGGGCCGAGTACTCGGACACCGACTCCGACGACCCCGAGGACTGGGTCTACTTCCCCGAGGACGGCGCGAAGATCGACGACGAGGACTACATCACCGTCCTCGGGCGCGTCGACGACGTCATCAACGTCTCCGGGCACCGCCTCGGAACCATGGAGATCGAGTCCGCCATCGTCGGCGTCGAAGGCGTCGCGGAAGCCGCCGTCGTCGGCGGCGAGCACGACCTGAAGGGCGAAGCCGTCTACGCCTACGTCATCCTCGAAGAGGGCTACGACGGCGACGAGGAGATGCGCGGGCGCATCGTCGAGGGCGTCGAGGACGCCATCGGCCCCATCGCACGCCCCGAATCCGTCGTCTTCACGCCCGAGCTCCCGAAGACCCGCTCCGGGAAGATCATGCGCCGCCTCCTCGAGGACATCGCGAACGAAGCCGAACTCGGCGACACCTCGACCCTCCAGAACCCCGACATCGTCGGCGACATCCGCGATAAGGTCCACAGCGGGGACTGAGGGACGACGGTCCGCTCGGTTCTCGCGCGAGTCGCGACGGACACCCCCGCGACCGGGGGGCTTAGGGGCGTCGCGACCCCGGACGCACGTATGGCCGACGACGAACTGCTCTGCTTCGACATGTACGGGACGCTCTGCGACGTCTCCAGCGTCGCGGACGCCATCGAATCCGAGTTCGACGTCCCCGCCGCCATCGCCGCGGACGTCGACGCGCTCTGGCGCGAGAAACAACTCGAGTACGCCTTTCACCGGGGTGCGACCGAGCGCTACGCGCCCTTCGACGTCGTGACGCGCGACGCGCTCGAGTACGCGCTCGACTACTACGGCCTCGACGCCGGCGTCGCGGACGCGCTCGTCGACGCGTACGACGACCTCGACCCGTACCCGGACACGCTGGACGCGCTCGAGGCGCTGAGTGCCGACTACGAGACCGTCGTCTTCTCGAACGGGACGCCGGCGATGCTCGACGCGCTCGCCGCGAACACCGACATCGACGCGCACGTGGACGGCCTCGTGAGCGCGGACGGCGCGGGCGCACTCAAACCCACGCCGGCCGTGTACGAGCACGTCGCGCGCGAACGCGGGCGAGCGCTCGCGGACTGTCGGCTCGTCTCCTCGAACGCGTGGGACGTCGCGGGCGCGAGCGCCGCCGGCATGCGGACCGCGTGGGTGAACAGAGCGAACGAACCGCGTGAGCGAGTGGGCGGCGACGCCGACCTCGAAGTCGACTCGCTCGCCGCGCTCGCCGACGCCCTCTAGTTACTCGACCTCGACGGGCGTCGCGTCGTCGAAACGCGAGACGTAGGAGACGAGAAGGAGGAGGACGCCGAGCATCGCCCCGACCATCACCATCCCGTAAATCGCGAGGTTCAGCGGCGTCAGCGCGAACGTCACGGGGCCGAGCGAGCCGACGTGGCCGTCGAGGAGGTTCGGCTGGATGACGTAACCGAGCGCGTACCCGAACAGGCCCGCGATCGCGACCGCCGCGCCGTAGATCGTGAAGACGACGCGACGACCGCCGGTGGCGAAGGACATAGGCGGCGTTTGGGCCCGGAGCGATTAGCCTTTTGCGCTGTCGACCGTACGAACGGCCATGCAAGAGAAGGAGAAACTCCTCGTCATGCTCTTCGGTATCGCGGTCGTGATGATGGCGGCCGCCATCGCCGTCGCCGTCTCGTAGTGAACGCGAAAAGCGAGTAACCCGGTCTAGTTCGCCGTCTCGGCCCCGTCCTCTTCCTCGCCGCCGTCGGCGAGGAGGCGCTCACGCTTCTGCTCGTACCAGTCCCACTCGTGGGTGAACTGGTCGATCTCCTTGAGGTCCCACGGGTCGCCGGAGTCGATGCGCTTGCCGTACTTCGCGGACTGCCAGAAGTTCCAGAGGAACGCGAGCTGCGCGACCGTCATGACGAGCGCGCCGAGCGTCGCGACCGCGTGCCACGTCATGAACTGCGGGAGGTAGGTGGCGTAGCGACGCGGCATCCCGCCGTAGCCGAGGATGAGCATCGCGATGAACGTCACGTTCCCGCCGATGATGGAGAGCCAGAAGTGCCACAGCGCGAGGCGACGGTCGTACATCCGACCGGTCATCATCGGGAACCAGTAGTAGAGGCCGGCGAAGAGCGCGAAGCCGATCGCACCGAAGACGATGAAGTGGAAGTGGCCGACCACGTAGTAGGTGTCCTGCATCACGAGGTCGAACGGGATCGCGGCGAGGAAGACGCCGGTGACGCCGCCGATGATGAAGTTCTGCACGAAGCCGACGGCGAACAGCATCGGCGCCGTCATGCGCAGCTTCCCGTTCCAGAGCGTCGTGATCCAGTTGAACACCTTCACGGCGGACGGCACGCCGATAGCGAGTGAGATCGCCATGAAGGAGGCGGTGAGTCGCGGGTTGATACCCGTCGTGAACATGTGGTGAGCCCACACGCCGAAGCTCAGGATACCGATGGCGAGCGTCGAGTAGACGATGAACTTGAACCCGAAGAGCTTGCGGCCCGCGAACTTCGGGAGGATGAGGCTCACCAGCCCCATCGGCGGCAGCACGAGGATGTAGACCTCGGGGTGGCCGAAGAACCAGAAGAGGTGTTGGAAGAGGAGCGCACCACCGCCCTCGGCGGCGAAGAACATCGTGCCGAAGTTCCGGTCGAGGAGGAGCATGAGGACGGCGCCGCTGAGGATGGGGAACGCGAAGAGGATGAGCCCGCCCTGCGTGAGCATCGTCCAGCTGAAGATGTCGAGCTTCGACCACGGCACCTTCTCCGTGTTCCGTTCGGCGACGATGGTGGCGATGAAGTTGATCGCACCCATCGTCGTGGAGAACCCGGAGAGGTGGAAACCGAGGAGGAAGACGTCGACACCGACGCCCTCTATCGACGTCGAGAGCGGCGTGTAGAGCGTCCACGCGGTCTTCGCGGCCTGAATGTCGATCCCGACGACCGGGAGGAAGAAGCCCGCCCACATCAGGATCGTGGAGAACGGGAGGATCCAGAACGCGATCGCGTTGATGCGCGGGAACGCCATGTCGTCGGCGTCGACGAGGAGCGGCACCATGTAGTTCCCGACGGCGAAGATCATCGGCGCCGCGAACAGGAACAGCATCGTGATGCCGTGCGTCGTCAGGAGGGCGTTGTAGAGCCCGAACCCGCCGTAGCTGGAGAGGAGGTCCATCGACGGCGTGGTGAGCTCGAGACGCATCAGCAGCGCGGTGATGCCACCCCACGCGAACGCGACGACGCCGAACACGAGGTAGAGGATACCGAGGTCCTTGTGGTCGACGGTCGTCAGCCAGCGAGTCAATCCTGCCGGTTTCTCTTCGTGTCCGTGCCCGGTGCTTTCGCCGTAGCCGCCCCCACCGACAGGCGCGTACGCCTGCCAGTCTTCGAGGCGGGTCAGCCATCCCGCCACGACGAGGAGCAGCAGCCCCATCAGCACCGAGAGTATGAGTTCGGGGGAGACTGCCATGTCCGATGGTGGGGGACCCACCGTAAAGAAAGGTACGGGTTCGTCCGCCGCCGGTTAGGTTATGGACCGACTTCGACGTCCTCAACGACTTCGATTCGGTTGGCGGCGACGTAGGTCAGGATGGCGAGGCCGATGAACGGCACGACGATGAGCGCGTACTGGAGGACGCGACTGAACAGCGTGTCGCCCGCCCACGGGTCGACGACCCAGAAGACGGCCGCGAACGCGACCATGATGGCGAGCGGGATGATGTTCACCGCGATGTCGAAGAGGACGTCCTTCTCGAAGACGCTGGAGTGTGATTTCATTGTGGGAGTGTGCGGTCCGCGCCCAAATATATGTTGAGGGTTTCCGCCTTAGAGGTAGCCGGACTCGTAGAGGAAGAGCGCGACGGCACCGAGCACGGCGACGAGACCCCCGCCGGCGATCGTCAGCGCGCGCGCCGTGTACGGCGTGAAAACGAGGAGTGCCGTCCCGGCGGTGCCGGCGATGGCGCCGACGCCGAACGACGTGCCCCAGAGCGTACGCACGTAGCCCGACTCGCGCATGATGCCGACGATGCTCGCCTCCAGCAGGAGGACGCCGCCAACGCCGATCGGGAGGGCGGCGCCGCCGAGGAACACGCCGGTCTCGGTGAGAACGAGACCGAGCGCGACGAACAGCGGCCATGGGCTCGCGGTCACGTATCGCTCGCTGAGGCCGGGTTGCTCTTCCATGCTCACCAGTTGGGACGCGGGGATAAGAAGCGTATCGCTCCGAGGACGCCTAGAAGGGACTGAACTCGGTGCCGTAGACGGACCCGATGTAGACGACGGCGACGAGGAACAGCCAGACGGCGTCGACGAAGTGCCAGTACCAGGAGACGGTGGTGACGGAGACGTGGCGGTCCTGGTCGTACTGGCCGCGGAGGGCGCGGACGACGAGGATGCCGATGAGTATCGCCCCGAAGCTCACGTGCATCCCGTGGAGGCCGGTGAGTCCGAAGAACCCGCTCGCGAAGATGCCGGAGGTGAGCGTGAAGCCCTCGTGGACGATGAACTCGTAGTACTCGTAGACCTGCCCGCCCATGAACACGACGCCGAGCAGGAGCGTTACGACGAGACCCTGCACGAAGCGCTGGTGGTTGCCCTTCTGGAGCTCGTGTTCCGCCCAGTGGATGGTGAAACTGGAGGCGACCAGCAGGAGCGTGTTCAGCACGAGGACGCCGGTGAGAATGCCGCTGTGTGGGAGGTACTCCCCGCTCCACCCGCCCGTGCGGATGAAGAAGTAGTACACGAAGCCGACGGCGAAGGTGGCGATGTCGGTCGCGAGGAACAGGAGCATCCCGAGGCGGAGCGACGCCCCGCCGTTGTGCGAGCCCCGGTCCCAGAAGTCGACGATAAACGCCTGATAGATCCACCCGATCATGCCGGCGATGCTGACGACCCATCCGCCGACGAAGACGCCGACGCCGATCGTCGGCGACGCGACGAGGTCGGTCGTCCGCGCGACGACGAACAGCGTCGCGCCGAGATACACTAGCGTCAGCCCGAGTGCCGTGAAGAACGGCCACCAGCTCGCCTCGCCGTAGCCGCGCGGCCAGTCGCGGACGGCGGGCAGGAAGTGATGCCCGTGGTCTTCGCTTTCCTCCGTAGCCATATACTCGCGGGTAGCGCGGGACAGACTAAAAAACCTCCCAACTGCGGTCGCGCCTCGGCGGCGGCGCCGTCGCTCCACGGGCGTCGAGGGAGACGAGAAGAGAGGGGTTACGCGGCGAGCGCGGGGGCCGCGACGGACTCGGCGGTCGCGTTCGCGTCGGTGGTGTTCGTCTCGGTCGCGTTCGTGCCCTCATCCGAGCCACTGCTCGAACTCTCCGACTGGCTGGCTTGCTGGGCCTGCTCGCTCGCCCACTGGTCGTACTCGCTCTGGTCCATCACGACGACGTCGGCGAGCATGTTCGAGTGGCCGGCGCCACAGAACTCCGCACAGTAGAGGACGTAGGGCTCGTCCTGAACGGTGCTCGGGTCGATCTCGGTCGCGAGGTAGGTGGCGTGTCCGGGGAAGGCGTCCTTCTTCAGTCCGAGCGCGGGGATGTGGACGGCGTGGAGCACGTCTCGCGACGTGATCTTCAGGACGACCTGCTGGTCGGCGGGGAGCACGAGCTTGTTCGCGGTGAAGTTCGTCCCCTCGTGCTGGTAGTGGAACTGCCACGACCACTGGTAGGAGTCGACGTGGACGACTTCGGTGTTCGGCTCCTCCATCATCTGCTGGTACTGCTGGTCGGAGGCCATGACGTACGGCGACCCCATCGCGCCGTAGGCGGCGAGACCGACGAACAGCAGGACGACCGCGGTCGCGGCGGTCCACGTGATCTCGAGGCGGCGATTCTCCTGAGTGGGTTTCGCTTCGTCGGCCTTCCGGAACTTCCAGATGGCGTAGAAGAGGATTCCCTCGACGATGATGGTGATGGGGAGTGCGACGGCGAGCAGCAGGTTGCTGACGTTGCCGATGTACTGGTCGGTGATCGAACTCGCCGCGGCGGCCGGATCGACGGCGAATACCACCAGCCCTACCAGCCCCATCGCCAGGACGGACGCGAGCCGCTTCCGGAACATTGCTACGCGACGGTTGGGAGGTGGCGGGCAAATAAGTACCGACTCGGGGTCTGCGGGCGAGTCGGACAGGATAAGTACGCCCCGCCCTAACCGCCGCTAAGAGGTACCCTCGTGCGCACGACACGCCCCCGACTCACGCACGCACTCGTCGCCACGGCGCTCGGCGTCTACGCGCTCCTCGTCGTCGGTGCGACGACGGCGCTCACGGGCGCCGCGTCGGCCTGCCAGACGTGGCCGGCCTGTAACGGCCGGTGGTTCGCGCTCTCCTCGTTCGCACTCGAGGTGGTCTGGGCGCACCGCATCGCCGCCGCCGTCGTCGGCCTGCTCGTCCTCGCGACGGCCGTGCTGGCCGTCGTCTCGGACGCCGACAGACGCGTCGTCGCGTCGATCTGCGTCTCGCTCGCGCTCTATCCCGTCCAAGTCGGCGTCGGCGCGCTCGCCGCGATCGGTTCGATCACGTACGTCCCGGCGCTCCACCTCGGTCTCGGCGTCGTCATCTTCGCTGGTCTCGTGCTCGCGCTCGCGTGGACGCTCGAAGCGCAGACCGCGAACGAGCCGTCGGCGGAGTGGGCGGGCGACCCGAAGGGGTCGAGCGGGGGGTCGGACGCCGATAGCGCGTCGCGCTCCCGCCCGCTCGCGACCGCCCACGCCTACTTCCGCATGATGAAGCCGCGGCTGATGTGGCTGCTCTGCCTCGTCGCGTCGGCGGGGATGGCGCTCGCGGCCGGCCCCGACCTCTCGGCGCGCACGGTCGGGTTCACGCTGCTCGGCGGCGTGCTCTCCATCGGCGCGAGCGGCACGTTCAACCACGTCCTCGAGCGCGACGTGGACAAGAAGATGAACCGGACGAGCGACCGGCCGCTCGCCACGGAGACGATCCCGAAGCGGAACGCGCTCGCCTTCGGCGGCCTGCTCGCGGCCGCGTCGGTCGCGTCGTTCCTCCAAGTCGGCATGCTCGCGGCCGGGCTGGGTCTCGTCGCGATCATCTTCTACTCGGTGGTGTACACGCTCGTCCTGAAGCCGAACACCGTCCAGAACACCGTCATCGGCGGCGCGGCCGGCGCGCTCCCCGCGCTCATCGGTTGGGCGGCGGTGACGGGGACGCTCGGGGTGCCCGCGCTCGCGCTCGCCGGCGTCATCTTCCTCTGGACGCCCGCGCACTTCTACAACCTCGCGCTCGCCTACCGCGACGACTACGAGCGCGGCGGCTTCCCGATGATGCCCGTCGTGCGGGGCGCGGCGGTGACGCGAAAGCACATCGTCGGCTGGCTCGGCGCGACGCTCGTCGGCGCGGCGGCGCTCGCGGGCGTCACGGACCTCGGCTGGCTCTACGCGGTGACCGTCGTCGCCGTCGGCGCGGTCTTCCTCTGGGCGGTCGTCCGCCTCCACTACGAGCGCGACCGCCCGGCGGCGATGCGCTCGTTCCACGCGTCGAACGCCTTCCTCGGGGCGACGCTCCTCGCGGTCGTCCTCGACGCGCTCGTGATCTGAGATGGCGACCGTCACGCGCCGCCTCCCGTCGCCGGACACCGGGACGCTCCTCGCGTGGGCGGCGATACTGAACGCGGAGATACTCCTCACGCTCGTCTACGTCGTGCTCTCCTCGGGGACGCCGACGAACCCGCTCACCTACGTCTACCCGTGGGTGTGGCTGAACGTCGCGGGGTGGGCGGTCGTGCGGGCGCGCCCGACGCCGACGTCGCGGCGGGTGCGCTGGCTCGCGGCCGCTATCGGCGTCGCGTACTTCCTCGTCGTCGCCTACGCGGGCGGGCTCTACCACCTCTCGGGGGCGGGGCTCGGGCTCTCCGTCCACTGGCTCCCGCCGGGCTGGGGGCCGACGCTCGTCTACAGCACGGCGGCGGCGACGGTGGTGGCGATGCCGTTCAAGCTCGGCGGGTACGCGGCGCTCGCCTACCTCGTCTCCGTGACGGTGCGCGACGCCTCGGCGTCCGCGCTCTCGGGCGTCCTCGGTCTCGTCTCCTGTGTCTCCTGTACGTGGCCGGTCCTCGCGACGGTCGCCACGGGGCTCTTCGGGAGCGCGTCGGCGCTCACGTCGGTCGCGATGACGCGCGCGTACGGCATCTCGACGGTCGTCTTCGTCGTCTCGGTACTCGCGCTCTCGTGGCGACCGACGCGCTGACTGCGCGCGGGCTCGATACAGTTGTGCGACTCGCCTCGTCCCGGAAGCGGAAGCGTTACCGAGCACCGTCGCGGACGGCTGTACATGGCGCCGGTCATCGTCGCCGACGACGTGTACGAGAGCTACGGCGACACCGTCGCGCTCGATGGGGTGTCGCTCGCCGTCGAGGCGGGCGAGGTGTTCGCGCTCATCGGGCCGAACGGTGCCGGGAAGACGACGCTCACGCGCTGTCTCACGGGCACGCGCACGCCGGACGACGGGCGCGTCTCCCTCCTCGGCGAGCCGCCGGGCGAGTCCGCGCGCGAGCGCCTCGGCTTGCTCCCGCAGGACTTCACGCCCCCGGAGCGCTTGACGCCGCGCGAACTCGTCGCCTACTACGCCGGGCTCTACGACGACGCGCGCGACCCCGCCGCCCTCCTCCGCGAGGTCGGGATGGACCCCGCCGTCGACACCCGGTACGAGTCGCTGAGCGGCGGGGAGAAGCGCCGGACCTGTGTCGCGGCGTCGCTCGCGAACGAGCCGGACGTCCTCTTCGTGGACGAGCCGACGACGGGAATCGACCCGGCTGGCCGGCGCGCGCTCTGGGACGTCTTCGAGGCGCTCGCCGACGCGGGGACGACCGTGTTCCTCACGACGCACTACATGGCGGAGGCCGAGCGGCTCGCGGACCGCGTCGGCCTGCTCGCGGACGGCGAGCTCGTCGCGACGGGCACGCCCGAGGAGCTCGTCGCGGCCTACGGCGGCACGCAGTACCTCGCCGTCGAGACGGCCGCCGACCCCGATGCGTTCGACGGCATCGGCTACGACGTCGAGCGCGCGGACGGCGAGGTGCGCGTCCTCGACGTCGCGCCGGAAGCCATCGGGGACGTCGCCGCCGCCCTCGACGCGCGCGGCGTCGCCTTCGACGCGCTCTCGTGGAGCGAGCCGGACCTCGAGGACGTCTACCTCCGTCTCGCGGACGACCCGGGCGTCGTCGAGGCCGACGAGGAGGTGGTGGCGTGAGTTACGCGGTAACTGACCGCAGGGAGGGCACCGCGCCCAGACGAGCGGGAGCGAACGACCGTGAGCGACACGCGAGCCGCGTCGGACCTGCGGTCCGACTGGCTCACACTCGCCACTGGGGGTGGCTCGCGTGAGTCGCTCCGGGCGTATCGCGGCGGAGGTCGGCGCGGCCTACAGGTCGTTCGTCCGTCGGCGCGTCGCGGTCTTCTTCACGTTCTTCTTCCCGGTCCTGCTCATCGCCATCTTCGCGGGCCTCGTGCGGACCGGCGGGGGCGGCACCGGCCTCTTCAGCCAGCCGCCGGGCTACTACGTTCCGGGGTATCTCGCCGTCGTCGTGCTGTTCACGCCGCTCTCGCGACTCGGGAGCGAGGTCGCGCGCTTCCGCGAGGGCAACCGCTTCGAGAAGCTCTCGGCGTCGCCGATGACGCGCTGGGAGTGGCTGCTCGCGCAGACGCTCGTGAACGCTGCGCTCATCGCGCTCGCGTGCGCCGTCCTCCTCGGCCTGCTCGCCGCGACGGGCGCGTCGTTCCGGCTCTCGCCGTGGCTCGTCCTCTTCGTCCCGACGGCGTCGGTGCTCTTCTGTGGCGTGGGTGCGATGCTCGGGTCGCTCGCGGACAGCCAGGACGGCGCGATAACCGCGTCGAACGGCGTCGCGCTCCCCCTGCTGTTCCTCTCGAACACCTTCCTCTCCCCCGCATCGCTCCCGTCGTGGTTCCGGCCGGTCACGGACCTCTCGCCGCTCAGCTACTTCGCGTACGGGGTGCGCGCGGCGACCTACCCGGGGAGCCACGCGGGGTGGCCGGGGTCGGTCGCGGCGAACTACGCCGTCCTGTTCGTCCTCGCGGTCGTCGCGTTCGCAGTCGGCGCGTGGCTCATCCCGTGGACGGAGTGATCAGCGGGGCACCCACGAGTAGACGTGGTTCAGGAGCCAGTAGGTGACGACACCGAACGCGAGGCTGAGCGACCAGGACGCGACGGCGAGTTTGCCGGCGAGCGGGTGGTCGGTGTCGGGGAGTTCGGCGACGTCGTGCGAGAGGCCGAGGACGACGGCGTGGACGACGACGGGGACGGCGAGCGCGCTGAGGAGGATGTGGATGGCAAGCATCGCGAGGTAGAGCGGGTAGACGACGTCGGCGTACGCGGCGAGGAACTGGCCCTGCTCGATGACGATCTCCTTCTCGAAGCCGCCCCCGACCTTCCAGAGGTAGGCGACGAGGAAGAGAAGGATGAGCGCGAACGCGGTGAGCATCGCGGCGCGGTGGGCGCGTATCCGCCCGCGCTTCACGAAGTAGTAGCCGAGGAGGAGTGCGCTGAGCGCGCACGTGTTGATGACGGCGATGGCGTCGGAGAGCAGGAGGACGGTCCGCTCGCCGATGGCGGGGAAGATCGGGAGGACGCCGGCGAACGTCCCGAGGACGAGCGCGTACCCGACGGCGGAGACGACGGCGGTGACGCGGCGCGGGTGTGCGTGGGCGTAGCCGCGAATGGTCATACGCGTCCGTTCCCGCGCCCGGCCCTTATGGTGTGCGATTGGGGGGTGCGCCGGCACAACGCCTAACCGGTCGGCGGGCGACGCGAGAGGCATGAGCCTTCGGAAGACGGTCGCCGGCCTCATCGGTGCGGGCGGGGCGACGGTCGCCGCCGACGGACTGCTCTCCGCGCTCGCCGGACCGCTCGGGCCCGCCCTCCCCGGGCGACAGGAGACGGTTCGCTGGCGCGGCTTCGATGTCGCGTACGCGGAGGTGGGCGACCCCGACGACCCGGACGTCCTCTTGCTCCACGGCGTCCACGCCGCCGCCTCGTCGCGCGAGTTCCGCGGTGTGTGGGAGGCGCTCGCCGAGGAGTACCACGTCGTCGCGCCCGACCTCCCCGGGTTCGGCCGCAGCGACCGCCCGCAGGTCACGTACACGGCCGCACTCTACGAGGCGTTCGTCGCTGCGGCCATCGAGCGCCTCGACGACCCGGCGGTCATCGCGTCCTCGCTCACGGGGTCGTACGCCGCGATCGCGGCCGGGGACGCGGACGTGTCGCGTCTCCTCCTCGTCTGCCCGACCGCCGATACCGCGGCGCGACGCGAGTGGCTGTGCGACCTCTTCCGCGCGCCCGTCGTCGGGCAGGCGGCCTTCGACTGCCTCGTCTCGAAGCCGTCGCTCCGGTACTTCGACGCGCGCGAGGCGT encodes:
- a CDS encoding alpha/beta fold hydrolase, which produces MSLRKTVAGLIGAGGATVAADGLLSALAGPLGPALPGRQETVRWRGFDVAYAEVGDPDDPDVLLLHGVHAAASSREFRGVWEALAEEYHVVAPDLPGFGRSDRPQVTYTAALYEAFVAAAIERLDDPAVIASSLTGSYAAIAAGDADVSRLLLVCPTADTAARREWLCDLFRAPVVGQAAFDCLVSKPSLRYFDAREAYAGPVPDGVVDYQWTSAHQRNARFAPASFVGGLLDPAVDLGAELGARDVPVTLVWGREATTTPLSRGRELAAAADARLVVLDDAKLLPHDDHPERFREAVAADLP